One genomic segment of Fusobacterium mortiferum ATCC 9817 includes these proteins:
- a CDS encoding pyridoxal phosphate-dependent aminotransferase — MIAKDLGERKLVDKVFSVAKKAKDAMAELGEEKVVNATIGSLYDETGKLAVLDTAMKVYKELPPEEIAGYASAFTGTPEYKESVKISLFGRDYKEFLKGHYVEVLATPGGTGAISNSIKNYLGYGDTLLLPKWLWSPYILMAKEKNGDCDFYTLFNEENRFDLVDFKERVEKLAKKQDNVVIVINDPCQNPTGYRLTIEEWKEIRKILISASEEANIILILDVAYIDFDDRSFEERREYLETFKNLPEKVLTIFTFSLSKALTSYGMRVGAQIALSTSESVIKEFYDANSFSCRSTWSNISRGGMKMFSEIILDEEKSFRLEKEREFYRNLIKERADIFINEAKECGLDVLPYVSGFFLTIPTGKYTPKVEELLEKNHIYTVILNEGIRIAVCSVTKKKIKGLAKKIKAIYEEAKKEY, encoded by the coding sequence AAGTAGTTAACGCTACTATTGGTTCACTCTATGATGAGACTGGTAAATTAGCAGTATTAGATACAGCTATGAAGGTGTATAAAGAGTTACCACCTGAAGAGATAGCTGGATATGCTTCTGCTTTTACAGGAACACCTGAGTATAAGGAGAGTGTAAAAATCTCTCTATTTGGTAGAGATTATAAAGAATTTTTAAAAGGACACTATGTAGAGGTATTGGCTACTCCTGGAGGAACTGGAGCTATCAGTAATAGTATAAAAAATTATTTAGGTTATGGAGATACGCTATTACTTCCTAAATGGTTATGGAGTCCATATATTTTAATGGCTAAGGAGAAAAATGGAGATTGTGATTTCTATACTCTATTTAATGAAGAAAATAGATTTGATTTAGTTGATTTTAAAGAAAGAGTAGAAAAATTAGCTAAGAAACAGGATAACGTGGTAATAGTTATCAATGACCCTTGTCAAAATCCTACTGGATATAGATTGACAATAGAAGAGTGGAAAGAGATTAGGAAAATTTTAATCTCTGCTTCTGAAGAGGCTAATATTATACTTATTCTTGATGTGGCTTATATTGATTTTGATGATAGAAGTTTTGAGGAGAGAAGAGAATATCTAGAAACTTTTAAAAATCTTCCAGAAAAAGTACTTACAATATTTACATTTAGTTTATCAAAAGCTCTAACAAGTTATGGAATGAGAGTGGGAGCCCAAATTGCTCTATCAACATCAGAAAGTGTAATAAAAGAGTTTTATGATGCTAACTCTTTTTCATGCCGTTCTACTTGGTCTAATATCTCAAGAGGTGGAATGAAAATGTTTAGTGAGATTATTTTAGACGAGGAAAAAAGTTTTAGACTAGAAAAAGAGAGAGAGTTTTATAGAAATCTTATTAAAGAGAGAGCAGATATATTTATAAATGAAGCTAAAGAGTGTGGACTAGATGTATTACCATATGTAAGTGGATTTTTCTTAACTATCCCAACTGGTAAATATACTCCAAAGGTAGAAGAGTTGTTGGAAAAAAATCATATATATACTGTTATACTAAATGAAGGAATAAGAATAGCAGTGTGTAGTGTAACTAAGAAAAAAATAAAAGGGCTTGCTAAGAAAATAAAAGCTATATATGAAGAAGCTAAAAAAGAGTATTAA